From Candidatus Latescibacter sp., the proteins below share one genomic window:
- a CDS encoding class I SAM-dependent DNA methyltransferase: MLKTENQSNSVAKLNQSNGSNFFSSGLRQKVDQLMNILYAGGVNNPMDSIEQLSYLIFLRLLSERDEQATVIEQGYQRIFSGAWARYAWGNFVTLTGNELFDTLRSAIEKLHELPNLSSTGRELFRNATLKIYDRPTLRAVLQAIAEMKLTPHEGHDLKGDMYEYLLSKLAQSGTNGQFRTPRHIIDLIVALVDPQPGLRICDPACGTAGFLISAYTHILRQHTKRADLARNIVDGSQLKPKQWEFLENQAFTGFDNDANMVKIAILNLYLHQLERARIEHYNPLTTALGGQYPGPRYDVILANPPFAGRVQKESILADIALDTRDTELLFLKWFLDHLADIGRAGVIVPNGVLFGSGKADRKVRELLLTTCELQAVIALPSGVFKPYSGVGTAIFIFRKGKPTESVWFYELTADGYSLDDKRVPIEANDIPDILARWPNREEGPNSFRVKVENIRENGWQLMPGRYKPVRFDTVKHDAPVDILSDVIRMETEIAERAKALIEKVETR; the protein is encoded by the coding sequence ATGCTCAAAACAGAAAACCAAAGCAACTCCGTCGCCAAATTGAATCAGAGCAACGGCTCAAACTTCTTCTCTTCCGGCCTTCGACAGAAGGTAGACCAACTGATGAACATTCTCTATGCGGGCGGCGTGAACAACCCGATGGACTCCATCGAGCAACTCTCCTACCTTATCTTCCTTCGGCTGCTATCCGAGCGCGACGAACAGGCCACGGTCATCGAGCAGGGTTACCAGCGCATATTCTCCGGTGCATGGGCGCGCTATGCCTGGGGCAACTTCGTCACCCTTACAGGAAACGAGCTGTTCGATACCTTGCGCAGTGCAATTGAAAAGCTCCATGAACTGCCCAACCTTTCTAGCACCGGACGTGAACTGTTTCGAAACGCCACTCTCAAGATTTATGACCGGCCGACCCTCCGCGCCGTCTTGCAGGCCATAGCTGAGATGAAACTAACACCCCACGAAGGCCACGACCTCAAAGGCGACATGTATGAGTACCTGCTCAGTAAGCTCGCGCAGTCAGGCACCAACGGCCAGTTCCGTACCCCTCGTCATATTATCGACCTGATAGTGGCGCTCGTGGACCCTCAGCCGGGCCTGCGTATCTGCGACCCTGCTTGCGGTACTGCCGGGTTCCTGATCTCGGCCTATACCCACATCCTTCGGCAGCATACCAAGCGCGCGGACCTCGCTCGAAACATCGTAGATGGAAGCCAGCTCAAGCCCAAGCAGTGGGAGTTTCTGGAGAATCAAGCCTTCACCGGCTTCGACAACGATGCCAATATGGTAAAAATTGCCATCCTTAACCTTTACCTGCACCAACTCGAACGAGCCCGCATTGAACACTACAACCCTCTCACCACAGCCCTGGGAGGCCAGTATCCCGGCCCGCGCTACGACGTCATCCTTGCCAACCCGCCCTTCGCAGGCCGCGTACAGAAAGAGAGCATCCTTGCCGACATTGCCCTCGACACTCGCGATACCGAACTGCTTTTCCTCAAATGGTTCCTCGACCACCTGGCCGACATTGGCCGCGCCGGTGTCATCGTGCCCAATGGCGTGCTCTTCGGTTCGGGTAAGGCTGACCGCAAGGTGCGCGAGTTGCTGCTCACCACATGCGAGCTACAGGCCGTAATCGCGCTGCCCTCCGGCGTGTTCAAGCCTTACTCGGGTGTCGGCACCGCCATCTTCATCTTCCGGAAGGGCAAGCCCACCGAATCGGTCTGGTTCTACGAACTTACCGCCGACGGCTACTCACTGGATGACAAGCGCGTGCCCATCGAGGCCAATGACATCCCCGACATCCTCGCCAGGTGGCCGAACCGCGAAGAAGGCCCCAACAGCTTCCGCGTGAAAGTGGAGAATATCCGCGAGAACGGCTGGCAGCTCATGCCGGGACGCTACAAGCCGGTGCGCTTTGATACCGTGAAGCATGACGCACCGGTGGACATCCTGTCGGACGTGATCCGGATGGAGACGGAGATAGCGGAACGGGCGAAGGCGCTGATCGAAAAGGTGGAGACGCGATGA